Proteins co-encoded in one Rhodococcus sp. PAMC28707 genomic window:
- a CDS encoding VWA domain-containing protein, whose protein sequence is MKYGVLAVVLLVIVGVGVFAAQKAFGSGCKDPSTYTLAADPAIASVVKGIVDDTSAEDLGCANIEVTATDSGEASAAVSKGVDVPSLWIPDSALWVGKTVRATGSLVDVASQSVASSPAVIAARRDEVPFFDTWLTALQLKSLRIGNPLTNTISDAAILGALAEAGADAATVDSVSAALVPIAQAQASTRGEADPVVRLDEMSADGGVSVVSEQTLVDYEKSTGTELGATTPPPGSFFLNYPLAVTEPAGDSHESAKTVGLAVADALGSSSGLAALSDAGFRPPDNTPLSDGRGVGKILTLTIADQQTAEATLRQYQVLALPSRTLVMEDVSGSMAYGAGADTRIGLTVQASETGSKLFPNNAAMGLWAFSIGLGGGSQDYKELVPIRRLDEDVNGTSQRNLVVQQIATLPGLVGGGTGLYDTTLAAFRKVKEGYDPDYINSVIILTDGSNEDPGSVGLEELLSTLRSEQDPTKPVIIVTIGITDDADAGVLQQISSATGGTSFLARNPAEIPNVFVNALKSRSGR, encoded by the coding sequence GTGAAGTACGGCGTCCTCGCTGTCGTACTCCTGGTGATCGTCGGTGTCGGCGTCTTCGCCGCGCAGAAAGCATTCGGATCCGGATGCAAGGATCCATCCACCTACACCCTTGCTGCCGACCCGGCGATCGCGAGCGTCGTGAAGGGCATCGTCGACGACACGTCGGCCGAGGATCTCGGTTGCGCAAACATCGAGGTGACGGCCACCGACTCGGGAGAGGCATCCGCTGCCGTGTCCAAAGGCGTGGATGTCCCCTCGCTGTGGATACCGGATTCGGCACTCTGGGTGGGTAAGACAGTCCGGGCGACCGGTTCGCTCGTCGATGTCGCCAGTCAGTCCGTCGCGAGCTCGCCTGCGGTGATCGCCGCTCGCCGAGACGAGGTGCCGTTCTTCGACACCTGGCTCACCGCGCTACAACTCAAAAGTCTCCGGATCGGAAATCCGTTGACCAACACCATTTCCGATGCTGCGATCCTCGGTGCTCTCGCCGAGGCCGGTGCAGACGCCGCCACTGTCGACTCCGTATCCGCTGCCCTGGTCCCGATCGCGCAGGCGCAGGCTTCGACGAGAGGCGAAGCAGATCCGGTTGTTCGCCTCGACGAGATGTCGGCCGATGGTGGAGTTTCCGTCGTCTCCGAACAGACGCTGGTGGACTACGAGAAGTCGACCGGCACCGAGCTCGGCGCCACGACACCGCCGCCGGGTAGCTTCTTCCTCAATTACCCACTCGCCGTCACCGAACCCGCCGGTGACTCTCACGAGAGCGCCAAGACCGTCGGACTCGCCGTCGCCGATGCACTTGGCTCCTCTTCCGGCCTGGCAGCGCTGTCCGACGCGGGCTTCCGTCCACCGGACAACACGCCTCTCAGCGACGGCCGCGGTGTCGGAAAGATCCTGACGTTGACCATCGCCGACCAGCAGACCGCCGAGGCGACGTTGCGGCAATATCAAGTGCTGGCCCTGCCGTCGCGAACTCTGGTGATGGAGGACGTTTCCGGTTCGATGGCCTACGGTGCCGGCGCGGACACGCGCATCGGATTGACCGTTCAAGCCAGCGAAACGGGAAGCAAGCTGTTCCCCAACAATGCGGCGATGGGGCTGTGGGCATTCTCGATCGGCCTCGGCGGCGGCAGCCAGGACTACAAGGAATTGGTTCCGATTCGCCGTCTCGACGAAGACGTGAACGGGACCTCGCAACGCAACCTCGTCGTCCAGCAGATCGCCACCCTCCCGGGTCTCGTCGGCGGGGGTACTGGCCTGTACGACACGACTCTCGCCGCATTCCGCAAGGTCAAAGAGGGATACGACCCCGACTACATCAACAGCGTGATCATCCTGACCGACGGTTCCAACGAGGATCCCGGCAGCGTCGGACTCGAGGAATTGCTGTCCACACTCCGTTCGGAACAGGATCCGACGAAGCCGGTCATCATCGTCACCATCGGAATCACGGACGACGCCGACGCTGGAGTTCTTCAACAGATCTCTTCGGCCACCGGCGGTACAAGCTTTTTGGCTCGAAATCCAGCAGAAATTCCGAATGTATTCGTGAATGCTCTCAAAAGTCGATCAGGTCGCTGA
- a CDS encoding SRPBCC family protein, with the protein MAKLKVTADVPLDPAQTWTHASDLSDYDKWLSIHEAWRGDLPAELAVGTTLDSVASVKGMRNRVRWTIESYDPPNKLKLKGNGKGGVKIALVLSVSAARNGGSQLTLDIDLGGTPLFGPIGSVVARALKGDIENSLKTFESLYA; encoded by the coding sequence GTGGCCAAGCTCAAAGTGACCGCCGACGTCCCCCTCGACCCGGCACAAACGTGGACGCATGCGTCCGATCTCTCCGACTACGACAAGTGGCTTTCGATTCACGAGGCGTGGCGCGGTGACCTACCCGCCGAGCTCGCCGTCGGCACCACTCTGGACTCGGTCGCCAGCGTCAAAGGCATGCGAAATCGGGTGCGCTGGACCATCGAAAGCTACGACCCGCCGAACAAGCTGAAGCTGAAGGGCAACGGCAAAGGCGGCGTCAAGATCGCACTCGTGCTATCGGTGAGCGCTGCCCGAAACGGCGGATCGCAGTTGACTCTCGACATCGATCTCGGCGGCACACCCCTGTTCGGTCCCATCGGCTCCGTTGTCGCACGAGCTCTCAAAGGGGACATCGAGAACTCGTTGAAGACCTTCGAGTCGCTCTACGCATAA
- a CDS encoding cation acetate symporter — protein sequence MNLAQAADTTVGEPIVNISIFVAFVLITMVVVIRASKKNTTASEFFTAGGGFSGPQNGIAIAGDYLSAASFLGIAGAIAVYGYDGFLYSIGFLVAWLVALLLVAELLRNTGKFTMADVLSFRLRQGPVRTAAALSTLTVSLFYLLAQMAGAGGLVALLLDISDRTGQSIVIAIVGVLMIAYVLIGGMKGTTWVQIIKAVLLIVGAAFMTVLVLAKFGLNFSELIGSAQTMVSGSADSAVAARDIIEPGAQYGGSATSKLNFLSLGIALVLGTAGLPHVLMRFYTVPTAKEARRSVVWAIALIGAFYLFTLVLGYGAAAIVGPDRILASAGGQNSAAPLLAFELGGVILLGVISAVAFATILAVVAGLTITASASFAHDIYASVIKKGNVDEKKQVKVSRITAVVIGVIAIGLGILANGQNIAFLVALAFAVAAAANLPTILYSLFWRRFNTTGALFSMYGGLISTIVLIVFSPAVSGSKTSMIPGSDFAWFPLSNPGIVSIPLAFILGIVGTLISKDSESKAKQAEMEVRSLTGIGAEKASAH from the coding sequence ATGAATCTCGCGCAAGCAGCAGACACGACAGTCGGCGAGCCGATAGTCAACATCTCCATTTTCGTGGCCTTCGTGCTCATCACGATGGTCGTCGTCATCCGGGCCAGCAAGAAGAACACCACGGCGTCGGAGTTCTTCACCGCAGGCGGTGGATTCTCCGGACCGCAGAACGGTATCGCGATTGCCGGTGACTACCTTTCTGCCGCAAGCTTCCTCGGTATCGCAGGCGCGATCGCCGTCTATGGGTACGACGGCTTTCTGTATTCCATCGGCTTCCTCGTCGCGTGGCTCGTCGCCTTGCTGCTGGTCGCCGAATTGCTCAGGAACACAGGCAAATTCACGATGGCAGACGTCTTGAGCTTCCGGTTGCGGCAGGGGCCGGTGCGTACGGCTGCTGCACTGTCGACGCTGACGGTCTCGCTGTTCTATCTGCTGGCGCAGATGGCAGGCGCGGGCGGTCTCGTTGCCCTCCTTCTCGATATCTCCGACCGCACCGGTCAGTCGATCGTCATCGCGATCGTCGGTGTGCTGATGATTGCGTACGTCCTCATCGGCGGAATGAAGGGCACGACGTGGGTGCAGATCATCAAGGCGGTGCTCCTGATCGTCGGCGCCGCATTCATGACCGTTCTCGTGCTGGCGAAGTTCGGACTCAACTTCTCCGAGCTCATCGGTAGTGCGCAGACCATGGTGTCCGGATCCGCCGACAGCGCAGTAGCAGCACGCGACATCATCGAACCGGGCGCGCAGTACGGCGGCAGTGCCACCTCCAAGCTCAACTTCCTCTCGCTCGGTATCGCACTGGTTCTCGGAACCGCAGGTCTACCGCACGTTCTGATGCGGTTCTACACCGTGCCTACCGCGAAAGAAGCTCGACGCAGTGTCGTGTGGGCGATCGCCCTCATTGGTGCCTTCTACCTGTTCACCCTCGTCCTCGGTTACGGTGCTGCCGCGATCGTCGGACCCGACCGGATCCTCGCGTCGGCAGGTGGCCAGAACTCCGCTGCACCACTGCTCGCCTTCGAACTCGGTGGCGTCATTCTCCTCGGCGTCATCTCGGCAGTAGCGTTCGCGACGATCCTTGCCGTCGTCGCAGGATTGACGATCACCGCGTCGGCATCCTTCGCCCACGACATCTACGCCAGCGTCATCAAGAAGGGCAACGTCGACGAGAAGAAGCAGGTCAAGGTTTCGCGCATCACGGCCGTCGTCATCGGTGTCATCGCCATCGGCCTCGGAATTCTTGCCAACGGTCAGAACATCGCATTCCTCGTGGCACTGGCATTCGCCGTCGCGGCGGCAGCGAACCTTCCGACCATCCTGTACTCGTTGTTCTGGCGTCGGTTCAACACCACCGGCGCACTGTTCAGCATGTACGGCGGTTTGATCTCGACCATCGTCCTGATCGTCTTCTCGCCTGCAGTGTCCGGCTCGAAGACCTCGATGATTCCCGGGTCGGATTTCGCCTGGTTCCCGCTGTCGAACCCGGGCATCGTATCGATCCCACTCGCGTTCATCCTCGGCATCGTCGGCACATTGATTTCGAAGGATTCGGAAAGTAAGGCGAAGCAGGCCGAGATGGAGGTCCGTTCCTTGACCGGCATCGGCGCAGAGAAGGCCTCAGCCCACTGA
- a CDS encoding DUF485 domain-containing protein — MQASPEFQELRRRLRSFVFPMTAFFLLWYLVYVLLSTYATGFMSTLVWGNINIGLLLGLGQFVTTFAITGIYVRFANRELDPRALALRTEMEASQELKR, encoded by the coding sequence ATGCAGGCGAGTCCGGAGTTTCAGGAGCTACGACGTAGATTGCGCAGCTTCGTCTTTCCGATGACGGCGTTCTTTCTCCTCTGGTACCTCGTGTACGTCTTGCTCAGCACCTACGCGACAGGCTTCATGTCCACTCTCGTATGGGGAAACATCAACATCGGCCTGTTGCTCGGTCTCGGACAGTTCGTCACCACCTTCGCGATCACCGGCATCTACGTGAGATTCGCGAACCGTGAACTCGACCCACGCGCGCTGGCCCTGCGTACCGAGATGGAAGCCTCCCAGGAGTTGAAGCGATGA
- a CDS encoding cation acetate symporter, producing the protein MDLRSPGGAQRTRVHRSRGRLAVAVPWVTVAALLAAAVATVAIGIYGVRLARTTSDFLVASRTVGPRWNAAAISGEYLSAASFLGVAGLIAKYGADALWYPIGFTAGYLGLLLFVAAPLRRSGAYTVPDFAEFRLGSLWLRKLAMVVVVVICALYLVPQFQGAGLTLNILLGVPGWVGAALVGVIVIANVVGGGMRSITFVQAFQYWLKLTAVAVPAVVLALHFYGDDRVVGSSAPPTVDRETTVEISTDVLVQVDSRIEVTVYGTVDDEPVGGRIVLDGGTHELGEGTSLILDADSPVPVVAGAPTIDREWASPGWGLGGTHPMYQVYSLILATFLGTLGLPHVLVRFYTNPDGRAARLTSLAVLGLLSIFYLFPTLLGVFARLYVPQLLITGASDAAVLLLPGSVLSGVGGQLLAALVAAGAIAAFLSTSSGLLVSIAGVLSTDVLRGRVRDFRIAAILAGVVPLVLSLGLVSLDLSRTVGLVFAVAASTLCPLLVLGIWWRGLTPAGAASGLIGGGVLSLGAASLSVFGIPDRLWGGWATAILGYPAAVSVPIAFALMIVVSKVTSSSIPADVGRIFTRLHAPERLGVGRDREQEL; encoded by the coding sequence ATGGATCTACGTTCGCCAGGCGGAGCGCAACGAACACGAGTTCACCGATCTCGTGGACGACTAGCCGTGGCAGTGCCGTGGGTAACGGTGGCGGCGTTGTTGGCCGCCGCCGTCGCTACCGTCGCGATCGGAATCTACGGCGTCCGATTGGCCCGTACCACCTCCGATTTCCTTGTCGCGTCACGTACCGTCGGGCCGCGGTGGAACGCCGCGGCGATCTCGGGGGAGTACCTTTCCGCGGCCTCGTTCCTCGGAGTCGCCGGGCTCATCGCCAAATACGGCGCCGACGCGCTGTGGTATCCGATCGGCTTCACCGCCGGCTACCTCGGCCTGCTGTTGTTCGTCGCCGCACCGCTACGACGAAGTGGCGCATACACCGTTCCCGACTTTGCCGAATTCAGGCTGGGATCACTGTGGCTCCGCAAGCTCGCGATGGTCGTCGTCGTCGTCATCTGCGCGCTCTATCTGGTTCCACAGTTCCAAGGCGCGGGGTTGACGCTGAACATTCTCCTCGGCGTACCCGGATGGGTCGGCGCAGCGTTGGTCGGTGTCATCGTCATCGCGAATGTGGTGGGCGGCGGCATGCGCTCGATCACCTTCGTGCAAGCGTTCCAGTACTGGCTCAAGCTGACTGCTGTTGCCGTCCCCGCCGTTGTCCTGGCATTACACTTCTACGGCGACGATCGCGTGGTGGGGAGTTCGGCCCCGCCGACGGTCGACCGCGAGACCACCGTCGAGATCAGCACAGATGTTCTGGTGCAGGTGGATTCACGCATCGAGGTGACCGTGTACGGCACTGTCGACGACGAACCGGTGGGCGGCAGGATTGTCCTCGACGGCGGCACCCACGAACTGGGTGAGGGGACATCGCTGATTCTCGACGCGGATTCTCCGGTGCCGGTGGTCGCAGGTGCGCCGACGATCGATCGCGAATGGGCTTCGCCCGGTTGGGGTCTCGGTGGAACGCATCCGATGTATCAGGTCTATTCGCTGATACTCGCGACGTTCCTCGGCACCCTGGGTCTACCGCACGTGTTGGTGCGGTTCTACACCAACCCCGACGGGCGTGCGGCCCGGCTGACCTCGCTCGCCGTGCTCGGCCTTCTGAGCATCTTCTACCTGTTTCCCACGCTGCTCGGAGTGTTCGCGCGCCTGTACGTGCCCCAACTGCTGATCACCGGCGCTTCCGATGCGGCGGTGCTGTTGTTGCCGGGGTCGGTGCTGTCCGGGGTGGGCGGGCAACTGCTCGCTGCCCTCGTCGCGGCCGGTGCGATCGCCGCATTCCTGTCCACGTCCTCGGGCCTGTTGGTAAGCATCGCCGGGGTGCTGAGCACCGACGTTCTGCGGGGCAGGGTCCGAGACTTCCGCATCGCTGCGATTCTCGCGGGGGTGGTCCCGCTGGTTCTGTCCCTCGGGCTGGTCTCGCTCGACTTGTCCAGGACGGTGGGTCTGGTCTTCGCCGTCGCCGCGTCGACGCTGTGTCCGCTGCTCGTGCTCGGTATCTGGTGGCGCGGCCTGACTCCGGCCGGGGCGGCGTCAGGACTGATCGGCGGCGGCGTCCTATCGCTCGGCGCCGCGTCGTTGTCGGTGTTCGGCATTCCCGATCGATTGTGGGGCGGTTGGGCCACTGCGATTCTGGGCTACCCGGCCGCGGTCAGCGTGCCGATCGCGTTCGCTCTGATGATCGTGGTGAGCAAGGTGACGTCTTCGTCGATTCCGGCCGACGTCGGCCGAATCTTCACCAGGCTTCATGCACCCGAACGTCTCGGCGTCGGTCGCGATCGTGAGCAGGAGTTGTGA
- a CDS encoding DUF485 domain-containing protein: MTDAKPARQRVILAQRRGARIVRTRVEVQEQTEVGDAMVRSLVRAQLWLSIRSAALALGVLFAIPLVGLLVPAFADAVVFGIRLPWLVLGVLIYPLLLGVGWIYVRQAERNEHEFTDLVDD; the protein is encoded by the coding sequence ATGACGGATGCGAAACCCGCGCGGCAGCGCGTGATCCTCGCGCAACGGCGTGGGGCAAGAATAGTGCGCACCCGCGTCGAAGTGCAGGAACAGACCGAAGTGGGCGACGCGATGGTGAGAAGCCTCGTGCGCGCGCAGTTGTGGTTGTCGATCCGATCGGCCGCACTGGCGTTGGGTGTACTGTTCGCGATTCCGCTTGTCGGACTGTTGGTTCCAGCATTCGCCGATGCAGTGGTGTTCGGGATACGACTGCCGTGGTTGGTACTCGGCGTGCTGATCTACCCATTGCTTCTCGGTGTGGGATGGATCTACGTTCGCCAGGCGGAGCGCAACGAACACGAGTTCACCGATCTCGTGGACGACTAG
- a CDS encoding LytTR family DNA-binding domain-containing protein, with amino-acid sequence MTTTPDAPAHPRLTVLAVDDEKPALDEIAYLLNRQDVVGQVYTASDATTALRRLQQQPGPSSPVVDAVFLDINMPGLDGLELAGILANFARPPAVVFVTAHENRAVAAFDLGAVDYLLKPLREERLAESLRRIVAAGRRTDGRESVGSDEVIPVELGGTTTLVQRSSVGWVEAEGDYARLHTTGGSHLVRIPISTLESRWADIGFLRVHRSYLVSLALVTGIKSVGSGLVVCLRAQGELAAAELPVSRRHARELKDRLVRGPLQAWSKPAGPKQSWSNQSWSNQSWSNP; translated from the coding sequence ATGACTACGACCCCCGACGCCCCGGCTCATCCCCGTCTGACTGTGCTCGCAGTCGACGATGAGAAACCTGCGCTCGATGAGATTGCATACCTGTTGAACAGGCAGGATGTCGTCGGCCAGGTCTACACGGCTTCGGACGCAACCACGGCTCTGCGACGGCTACAGCAGCAACCGGGCCCGTCCTCACCCGTCGTCGATGCTGTATTTCTCGATATCAACATGCCGGGTCTCGATGGCTTGGAGCTCGCTGGAATTCTCGCGAACTTTGCTCGGCCACCTGCTGTGGTGTTCGTGACGGCACACGAGAACCGTGCAGTTGCTGCGTTCGATCTCGGCGCCGTGGACTATCTGCTCAAACCCTTGCGCGAGGAGCGGCTCGCCGAGTCGTTGCGCAGGATCGTCGCTGCGGGTCGACGCACCGACGGTCGGGAGTCTGTGGGGAGCGACGAGGTCATTCCCGTGGAACTCGGCGGCACCACGACACTGGTGCAGCGCTCGTCCGTCGGGTGGGTCGAGGCGGAGGGCGACTATGCCAGGCTGCACACCACCGGGGGGTCGCACCTCGTTCGGATTCCGATCTCGACGCTCGAAAGCCGTTGGGCCGACATCGGATTTTTGCGGGTGCACCGTTCCTACCTCGTGTCCTTGGCATTGGTGACGGGCATCAAAAGCGTCGGATCGGGCCTGGTGGTTTGCCTACGAGCACAAGGCGAGCTTGCTGCCGCCGAGCTGCCGGTGAGCCGCAGACATGCCCGCGAGCTGAAGGACCGTCTTGTTCGCGGGCCGCTACAGGCATGGTCCAAACCGGCCGGGCCCAAACAGTCTTGGTCCAATCAGTCTTGGTCCAACCAGTCTTGGTCCAACCCATGA
- a CDS encoding histidine kinase: MWFAVIVAFAVVAIAVISLRGRRALTTPEERAVHSTLHTASLAARPLRQGLGPESAAEAAPHLRALTGTDALGVSDSDGELLTWNGPYDELSELFRQAARRAIDGERRVLLAYPLGGDHAVRALIAQPLLIEDVGVVGVLGAVTTKVPGPGTLGAIAEVARYACGQIELAELDASRARLDRAEVRALRAQISPHFIYNALGTIASFVRTDPDRARELVLEFADFTRYSFRTAGEFTVLADELRNIDRYLTLERARFGDALQVTLQVAPEVLGVALPFLALQPLVENAVRHGLAGHPGGGSITIVAADEGTDCLISVEDDGVGMDPELLRAGFPSTDSDGSTHAHVGLSNVDDRLRAAFGNDYGLVVDTAPGSGTKVSMRVPKFKAGIRA, encoded by the coding sequence ATGTGGTTCGCCGTGATCGTGGCGTTCGCAGTCGTCGCCATCGCCGTGATCAGCCTGCGCGGACGCCGCGCACTGACGACGCCGGAGGAGCGGGCAGTCCATTCCACGTTGCACACTGCCTCACTCGCGGCACGGCCACTTCGGCAGGGACTGGGCCCGGAATCCGCAGCTGAGGCTGCCCCTCATCTACGTGCACTGACCGGGACCGACGCACTCGGGGTGAGCGATTCGGACGGCGAACTGTTGACCTGGAACGGTCCCTACGACGAGCTGTCGGAGCTCTTTCGCCAAGCTGCTCGACGCGCGATCGACGGTGAGCGTCGGGTGCTGCTGGCGTATCCGCTGGGTGGGGACCATGCGGTACGCGCGCTGATCGCCCAGCCCTTGCTCATCGAGGACGTCGGAGTGGTCGGTGTTCTCGGTGCTGTGACGACGAAGGTGCCGGGGCCCGGCACGCTGGGCGCTATAGCCGAGGTCGCGCGCTATGCGTGTGGCCAGATCGAACTCGCCGAGCTCGACGCATCCCGCGCCAGGTTGGATCGTGCCGAGGTACGGGCACTGCGAGCGCAGATCAGCCCACATTTCATCTACAACGCCCTCGGCACCATCGCCTCGTTCGTGCGAACGGATCCGGATCGGGCACGTGAACTGGTACTCGAGTTCGCCGACTTCACGCGATACTCGTTCCGCACCGCAGGAGAGTTCACCGTCCTCGCCGACGAGTTGCGCAACATCGACCGGTATCTGACGCTCGAACGGGCGCGCTTCGGCGATGCGCTCCAGGTGACCCTGCAGGTAGCTCCCGAGGTGCTGGGCGTCGCGCTGCCGTTCCTGGCACTGCAGCCGCTCGTGGAGAACGCCGTACGGCACGGGCTCGCCGGACACCCCGGCGGCGGCAGCATCACGATCGTGGCGGCCGACGAGGGCACCGACTGTTTGATCAGCGTCGAGGACGACGGTGTCGGGATGGATCCGGAACTGCTGCGTGCAGGCTTTCCGAGCACCGACTCCGACGGGTCGACCCACGCTCACGTCGGGCTGTCGAACGTCGACGATAGGTTGCGTGCTGCTTTCGGCAACGACTACGGCCTCGTCGTGGACACCGCGCCGGGATCGGGTACGAAGGTGAGCATGCGGGTGCCGAAATTCAAAGCAGGTATTCGAGCGTGA
- a CDS encoding MmcQ/YjbR family DNA-binding protein has protein sequence MLDRPTPEAAEPLLMLRALCMALPEATERVSHGEPAWFVRKSPQFVMFADHHHDDRIGFVAAAPAGAQQDWIARDGIRFYDPPYVGGRGWIGVYLDVEQDWEQIADIVEDAYRTVAPRTLVTQLDAERQPE, from the coding sequence ATGCTCGATCGACCGACACCAGAGGCCGCCGAGCCACTGCTGATGTTGCGCGCGCTGTGCATGGCGCTGCCGGAGGCGACCGAACGCGTCAGTCACGGCGAGCCTGCATGGTTCGTCCGTAAGTCACCGCAATTCGTCATGTTCGCCGACCATCATCACGACGACCGCATCGGGTTCGTGGCCGCAGCACCTGCAGGGGCACAACAGGATTGGATCGCTCGTGATGGGATTCGATTCTACGATCCACCGTACGTCGGCGGTCGCGGCTGGATCGGGGTGTACCTCGACGTCGAACAGGACTGGGAGCAGATCGCCGATATCGTCGAGGATGCTTACCGCACCGTCGCGCCGAGAACGCTCGTCACCCAACTCGATGCGGAGCGGCAACCGGAGTGA
- a CDS encoding lipase family protein, translating to MRKTIMAAFSALTLSVLTLTACAQPRAVTLPPAPAPAAPVGAERGSIVSSVEMGHTDFAVRVLGATATRVVYRSTSGTGDTGTEVSGVVFVPKGAPPAGGWPIVSVGHGTTGVTDECAPSLYPNLLGTIGTVTPFLERGMVVTVTDYEGLGTPGEHPYLDPDAAAQNIVDAVRAARNVVPDAGNRWGAVGNSQGGQAVWAAAERTDYGDGLDLVGSAALSPALDLAPMFDIGASNTLARMLLVPFLVDGLRSRQPDVSDSDYISGALVTDRRALTACTDLLGFQKAEAATRLMPGDAEPTTEAARITMVDWLRSVALPRTPTAVPLLVVVGEQDQLIDPKWTQDAVTQACSMGDVVELRRSPDQGHSDEGATNDAVEWLSARFAGQPASDTCQGG from the coding sequence ATGCGTAAGACGATAATGGCGGCCTTTTCGGCGCTGACTCTCTCGGTGCTGACCCTGACGGCCTGCGCTCAGCCCCGAGCGGTGACACTCCCACCCGCTCCCGCTCCCGCTGCGCCCGTAGGCGCCGAGCGCGGTTCGATCGTCTCATCGGTCGAGATGGGGCATACCGATTTTGCGGTCCGCGTCCTCGGTGCCACCGCCACCCGCGTCGTGTATCGGTCGACATCGGGAACAGGTGATACCGGCACCGAGGTGTCGGGAGTGGTGTTCGTGCCGAAAGGGGCACCACCTGCAGGCGGTTGGCCGATCGTGTCCGTCGGGCACGGCACGACCGGGGTCACGGACGAGTGCGCGCCCTCGCTCTACCCGAACCTGTTGGGCACCATCGGCACGGTAACGCCGTTCCTCGAACGCGGCATGGTGGTCACGGTGACCGATTACGAAGGCCTCGGGACGCCGGGGGAGCATCCCTATCTCGATCCCGATGCAGCGGCCCAAAACATCGTCGATGCCGTCCGAGCAGCACGCAATGTCGTGCCCGATGCCGGAAACAGGTGGGGTGCCGTCGGCAACTCGCAAGGTGGACAAGCGGTGTGGGCCGCTGCCGAGCGCACGGACTACGGCGACGGTCTCGATCTCGTCGGCAGTGCTGCGCTGTCGCCTGCGCTCGATCTCGCCCCGATGTTCGATATCGGCGCGTCGAACACTCTCGCTCGAATGCTGTTGGTCCCTTTTCTGGTGGACGGGCTCCGCTCACGACAGCCGGACGTTTCCGACTCGGACTACATCAGCGGCGCCCTGGTGACAGATCGGCGGGCCCTGACGGCGTGCACGGACCTGCTCGGTTTTCAGAAGGCGGAAGCAGCAACGCGATTGATGCCGGGCGACGCTGAGCCCACTACCGAGGCCGCACGTATCACGATGGTCGACTGGCTGCGCTCGGTAGCACTGCCACGAACCCCGACTGCGGTCCCGCTGTTGGTCGTCGTCGGCGAGCAGGATCAACTGATCGACCCGAAATGGACACAGGACGCCGTCACCCAGGCATGCTCGATGGGTGACGTCGTCGAACTTCGTCGATCGCCGGACCAGGGTCATTCCGATGAAGGCGCGACGAACGACGCAGTGGAGTGGCTCAGCGCTCGTTTCGCGGGCCAACCCGCAAGCGATACCTGCCAGGGAGGCTGA